Proteins encoded within one genomic window of Brassica rapa cultivar Chiifu-401-42 chromosome A09, CAAS_Brap_v3.01, whole genome shotgun sequence:
- the LOC103843159 gene encoding leucine-rich repeat extensin-like protein 1 → MLIAPLRLVFFLLLSSICLSQIKADESDLGDHIKVDPKLKFENPKLREAYIALQSWKQTIFSDPFNFTATWNGSDVCSYNGIYCAPSPNSYPKTRVVAGIDLNHADMAGYLPAELGLLSDLALFHLNSNRFCGEVPLTFNRMKLLHELDLSNNRFVGKFPSVVLSLPSLKFLDLRFNDFEGMIPSKLFDRKLDAIFLNHNRFRFGIPDNMGNSPVSALVLADNDLGGCIPGSIGQMGKTLNELILSNDNLTGCLPPQIGNLKNVTVFDISSNTLRGLLPSSIGNMKSLEELHVANNGFSGLIPPSICQLPNLENFTYASNFFTGRAPICAALSVTEALVNGSMNCIAGMASQRSVKECLSLLARPVDCSTFGCFNIFSPPPPTFKMAPAVRMLPPPIYVYTSPPRPSSKMSPTVRAYSPPPPASPSPPPPYVYSSPPPPPYIYSSPPPPSPPPPCPESSPPPPVVFYAPVTPSPPPPSPVYYAPETQSPPSPIYYPWETSSPPPPSPVYYPWETPSPPPPTEYYYSPSQSPPPAKGCKDSHPPQASPSYEPAPEYSYTTPPPPSYPDTTLPPIPSVSYASPPYY, encoded by the coding sequence ATGCTGATCGCTCCTCTTCgtcttgtcttcttccttctGCTCTCATCCATTTGTTTGTCACAGATCAAAGCTGATGAAAGCGACTTGGGAGATCATATCAAAGTAGACCCGAAACTCAAGTTCGAGAACCCGAAGCTACGTGAAGCCTACATTGCTCTCCAATCATGGAAACAAACAATCTTCTCCGACCCTTTCAACTTCACAGCCACCTGGAACGGCTCAGATGTTTGCTCCTACAACGGAATCTACTGTGCTCCTTCTCCAAACTCATACCCCAAAACCAGAGTCGTCGCAGGCATTGACCTCAACCACGCCGACATGGCTGGTTACTTGCCTGCCGAGCTTGGTCTCCTTTCTGATCTCGCTCTCTTCCACCTGAACTCAAACCGTTTCTGCGGTGAAGTCCCCCTCACGTTCAACCGCATGAAGCTTCTCCACGAGCTTGATCTTAGCAACAACAGATTCGTTGGGAAGTTCCCTAGCGTTGTCCTCTCTTTGCCTTCCCTTAAGTTCTTGGATCTCCGCTTCAACGACTTTGAAGGCATGATCCCTTCAAAGCTCTTCGACAGAAAGCTCGACGCTATCTTCTTGAACCATAACAGGTTTCGGTTTGGGATCCCCGACAACATGGGGAACTCTCCGGTCTCAGCTCTGGTTCTTGCGGACAACGATCTTGGAGGATGTATACCAGGAAGTATAGGTCAAATGGGGAAAACACTCaacgagcttatcctctccaACGATAACTTAACCGGTTGTTTACCTCCTCAGATAGGAAACCTCAAGAACGTGACGGTTTTCGACATCAGTTCGAACACTCTACGTGGTTTGTTACCGTCTAGCATCGGCAACATGAAGAGCTTAGAGGAGCTTCACGTGGCTAACAATGGCTTCTCGGGACTCATTCCTCCGAGTATATGCCAGCTTCCTAACCTTGAGAACTTCACCTACGCTTCCAACTTCTTCACCGGTCGTGCTCCTATATGCGCAGCGTTATCTGTAACCGAGGCCCTTGTGAACGGTTCCATGAACTGTATTGCTGGTATGGCTAGTCAAAGATCGGTTAAAGAGTGTTTATCTCTGCTAGCACGTCCTGTTGATTGCAGTACGTTTGGTTGTTTCAACATCTTCTCTCCACCACCGCCGACGTTCAAGATGGCGCCTGCTGTTCGGATGCTTCCTCCACCGATTTACGTTTACACTTCGCCTCCACGACCGTCGTCCAAGATGTCGCCTACCGTCAGAGCAtactctccaccaccaccagcaTCACCATCTCCTCCACCGCCTTATGTATACTCATCTCCTCCACCTCCGCCTTACATATACTCATCTCCGCCTCCTCCAAGTCCACCACCGCCGTGTCCCGAATCATCTCCGCCACCGCCTGTTGTATTCTATGCACCCGTGACGCCGAGCCCGCCACCACCATCACCAGTATACTATGCACCAGAAACACAAAGTCCACCATCACCGATTTACTATCCGTGGGAAACATCAagtccaccaccaccatcaccggTTTACTATCCATGGGAAACACCAAGTCCTCCACCACCAACTGAGTACTACTATTCACCAAGCCAGTCTCCGCCGCCAGCAAAGGGATGTAAAGACAGTCATCCTCCCCAAGCATCACCAAGTTATGAACCAGCTCCTGAATATTCTTACACAACACCACCTCCTCCTTCCTACCCCGACACGACTCTTCCACCAATTCCAAGTGTCTCCTATGCTTCCCCTCCTTACTACTAG
- the LOC103843504 gene encoding putative FBD-associated F-box protein At5g56700, which produces MDRISGLSDELLVKILSFLPTEDAVSTSVLSKQWRFLWMWLPKLEYHDYYATNPPDTSDLSLVLKSCNAELFQPENIKLWVGIAVSRCVRELTLSIRYNSPRNKPFVPLPSSFYTCCSSLTALKLKGESIFVDVPQSVNLPSLKTLKLRDVTYLNDDALRLLLSNCTALEELFIDRYGEADDNVRALVVENSTLQRLTLKMYSDHLDVQHVIVTPSLKYFKLYDEGHDLSYSIEHMPKLEEADIDVSSSLDELLGSMTPVKRLSLRQFFNRDDESVLTVGSSTSLNM; this is translated from the exons ATGGACAGAATCAGTGGATTATCAGATGAATTACTGGTTAAGATACTATCCTTTCTTCCGACAGAAGATGCTGTCTCAACTAGCGTTTTGTCCAAACAATGGAGGTTTCTTTGGATGTGGTTGCCAAAACTCGAGTACCATGACTATTACGCCACTAATCCCCCCGACACTTCCGACTTAAG CCTGGTCCTAAAATCATGTAACGCTGAGCTATTCCAACCCGAGAACATCAAACTATGGGTTGGAATCGCGGTTTCTCGCTGCGTGCGTGAGCTAACTCTAAGCATACGCTATAACTCGCCCCGTAACAAACCTTTCGTGCCACTGCCGAGTAGCTTCTACACCTGCTGCAGCTCCCTCACGGCTTTGAAACTCAAAGGGGAGTCTATCTTCGTGGACGTGCCTCAAAGTGTTAATCTCCCTTCCTTGAAGACGTTGAAGCTTCGAGACGTTACTTACTTAAACGACGACGCTCTTCGACTGCTTTTATCTAATTGCACTGCTCTTGAAGAGCTTTTTATCGACCGATACGGAGAGGCCGATGACAATGTGAGGGCGCTAGTTGTTGAGAACTCTACTCTGCAGCGTTTGACCTTGAAGATGTATAGTGATCATCTTGATGTGCAGCATGTCATCGTTACTCCTTCTCTGAAGTATTTTAAACTCTATGATGAGGGACATGATTTATCCTATTCGATTGAGCATATGCCGAAGCTAGAGGAGGCGGATATTGATGTTTCAAGTTCTCTCGACGAGCTTCTTGGATCAATGACACCCGTCAAACGCCTTTCATTACGTCAGTTTTTTAACCGTGACGATGAG TCTGTGCTTACTGTTGGGTCTTCAACCAGCTTGAACATGTGA
- the LOC103843503 gene encoding glycosyltransferase BC10-like, with translation CLVGDGLRAPLSGRTPKSKWGFKQKKSYYSNGADQANFSVYVHSQPDFVFNEETTRSHYFYNRQLNNSINVIWGEYSMIQAERLLLSTALDDHSNQRFILLSDSCAPLYDFGYIYKYLISSPRSFVDSFINTKERRYSMNMSSVIPEEKWRKGSQWISVIRSHAELIVNDGIVFSAFEKFCKKAPPFGSQEAQLSQNLRNCIPDEHYIQTLLTMRGLESEMEPRTLTYTVWDVSGSKHGAKSWHPVTFTYENSGPEDLQEIKSINHVNYESESRTDWCKADSKPVPCFLFARKFTKEAAMRLVSEVLIGSSKT, from the exons TGTCTTGTTGGAGATGGCCTAAGAGCACCTTTATCAGGGAGAACTCCAAAATCCAAATGgggttttaaacaaaaaaagagttaTTATTCTAAT GGGGCTGATCAGGCGAACTTCTCTGTCTATGTACATTCACAACCTGATTTCGTGTTCAATGAAGAGACCACGAGATCACATTATTTCTATAACCGCCAGCTAAACAATAGCATCAAC GTAATATGGGGAGAATACAGCATGATCCAAGCAGAGAGATTGTTGCTTTCAACTGCTTTAGATGATCACTCAAACCAAAGATTTATTCTTCTCTCTGACAG TTGTGCTCCGTTATATGACTTtggttatatatacaaatatctCATCTCTTCACCGAGGAGTTTTGTGGATAG TTTTATTAATACTAAAGAGAGACGGTACAGTATGAATATGTCTTCAGTCATACCTGAAGAGAAATGGCGAAAAGGGTCACAA TGGATATCTGTGATCAGAAGTCATGCAGAGCTCATTGTTAATGATGGTATTGTATTCTCAGCTTTTGAGAAATTTTGCAAG AAAGCTCCACCTTTTGGTTCACAAGAGGCACAGCTT AGTCAGAACCTGCGCAACTGCATCCCTGATGAACACTATATCCAAACATTACTTACG ATGCGTGGACTAGAGAGTGAAATGGAACCAAGAACACTGACGTACACTGTATGGGACGTCTCGGGTTCAAAACATGGAGCCAAGTCTTGGCATCCCGTCACATTCACATATGAAAACTCCGGCCCTGAGGATCTACAAGAAATAAAG AGTATAAACCATGTCAATTACGAGTCTGAATCACGAACAGACTGGTGTAAGGCCGACTCAAAACCTGTTCCGTGCTTTCTCTTTGCAAGGAAATTTACCAAAGAAGCAGCT ATGCGCCTTGTGAGTGAAGTACTAATAGGATCATCAAAAACGTag
- the LOC103843209 gene encoding stigma-specific STIG1-like protein 3, which produces MKTFKISYFVVVLITFLAIAITLSEPLRVEASHRDRYGLVITATQGKKGGNRTSAMTCDKSPKVCRLKGSSGRDCCRKRCVDLRTNKLNCGRCGKSCQYSEICCKGYCVNPMFDKRHCGGCFKKCNKGRSCAYGMCSYA; this is translated from the coding sequence ATGAAGACATTCAAGATATCCTATTTCGTTGTGGTACTCATAACGTTCTTGGCCATTGCTATAACACTTAGCGAACCGCTAAGGGTTGAGGCGAGCCACCGAGACAGATACGGTCTGGTGATTACCGCTACACAAGGTAAAAAAGGTGGGAACCGTACAAGTGCAATGACATGTGACAAAAGCCCCAAAGTATGTCGACTCAAAGGCAGTTCAGGTCGCGATTGTTGTCGTAAAAGGTGTGTGGACTTGAGGACCAACAAATTGAACTGCGGAAGATGTGGGAAAAGCTGCCAATACTCAGAAATTTGTTGCAAGGGATACTGTGTAAACCCGATGTTCGATAAGAGACATTGTGGAGGTTGCTTTAAGAAGTGCAACAAAGGGAGATCGTGTGCATATGGGATGTGCAGCTATGCTTGA
- the LOC103843208 gene encoding 1-aminocyclopropane-1-carboxylate oxidase 3, which yields MEKNIKFPVVDLSKLNGEERDQTMALIDDACQNWGFFELLNHGIPYDLMDNIERMTKEHYKKFMEQKFKEMLRSKGLDTLETEVENVDWESTFFLHHLPQTNLYDIPDMSDEYRAAMKDFGKRLENLAEELLDLLCENLGLEKGYLKKVFRGTNGPTFGTKVSNYPPCPKPEMIKGLRAHTDAGGLILLFQDDKVSGLQLLKDGVWVDVPPLKHSIVINLGDQLEVITNGKYKSIMHRVMTQKEGNRMSIASFYNPGSDAEISPAPSLVEKCSDEYPSFVFDDYMKLYAGVKFQPKEPRFEAMKNVAATTDLNPVATVETF from the exons ATGGAGAAGAACATTAAGTTTCCTGTTGTAGACTTGTCTAAGCTAAATGGTGAAGAGAGAGACCAAACCATGGCTTTGATCGACGATGCTTGTCAAAACTGGGGCTTCTTTGAG CTGCTAAACCATGGAATACCATATGATCTTATGGACAACATTGAGAGGATGACAAAGGAACACTACAAAAAATTTATGGAACAAAAGTTCAAAGAAATGCTTCGTTCCAAAGGTTTAGATACTCTGGAGACTGAAGTTGAGAATGTTGATTGGGAAAGCACTTTTTTCCTTCACCATCTTCCTCAGACTAATCTCTACGACATCCCTGATATGTCAGATGAATACCG AGCGGCCATGAAGGACTTTGGGAAGAGGCTAGAGAACCTAGCCGAAGAACTATTGGATTTGTTGTGTGAGAATCTAGGGTTGGAGAAAGGGTACTTGAAGAAGGTGTTTCGTGGGACAAATGGTCCAACTTTTGGGACAAAAGTTAGCAACTATCCACCATGTCCTAAACCGGAGATGATCAAAGGGCTTAGGGCTCACACGGATGCAGGAGGCCTCATATTGCTATTTCAAGACGATAAGGTCAGTGGACTTCAGCTTCTCAAAGATGGTGTTTGGGTTGATGTCCCTCCTCTCAAACACTCCATTGTCATCAATCTTGGTGACCAACTTGAG GTGATAACCAACGGGAAGTACAAGAGCATAATGCACCGTGTGATGACACAAAAAGAAGGAAACAGGATGTCTATAGCGTCGTTCTACAACCCTGGAAGTGATGCGGAGATCTCTCCTGCACCATCTCTAGTGGAGAAATGCTCTGATGAATATCCGAGTTTTGTGTTTGATGACTACATGAAGCTATATGCTGGAGTCAAATTTCAGCCCAAGGAGCCACGTTTTGAGGCGATGAAGAATGTTGCAGCAACCACGGATTTGAACCCGGTGGCCACAGTCGAGACGTTCTAA